In Caproiciproducens sp. NJN-50, the following are encoded in one genomic region:
- a CDS encoding methionine ABC transporter ATP-binding protein, whose translation MIVVQNVSKTFPGRSGDVEALKNVSIQVDDGDIFGVVGFSGAGKSTLIRTVNLLERPDSGKVIIDGIDVTDLPKRKLRGVRKHIGMVFQQFNLLNSKTVRQNVAIPLILEKKPKTETEERVRELLRFVELEEKKDVYAENLSGGQKQRVGIARALATSPSILLCDEATSALDPKTTESILQLLKKVNRELGVTILLITHQMNVIKEICNRVAVMESGEIVEQGNVLDVFGNPQHDITKGFVKTVIDDTVPESIRKSILEDNRQGKILRLKFTGISAQDSLLSRIDKTFNVETAILSATVSELQGTVLSILKVRLTGRNDEIAKAEQYIEKSGVEVKEVTLE comes from the coding sequence ATGATCGTCGTTCAAAATGTGAGCAAGACTTTTCCCGGCAGATCCGGAGATGTGGAAGCCTTGAAAAACGTTTCGATCCAGGTTGACGACGGGGATATCTTCGGCGTGGTCGGTTTCAGCGGGGCGGGAAAATCGACCCTGATCCGTACCGTGAATCTCCTGGAAAGGCCGGATTCAGGGAAAGTGATCATCGACGGGATCGACGTGACGGACCTGCCGAAGCGAAAACTGCGCGGGGTCCGAAAGCATATCGGCATGGTATTTCAGCAGTTCAATCTTCTGAATTCCAAGACCGTGCGGCAGAACGTCGCCATTCCTCTGATCCTGGAAAAGAAACCCAAAACAGAAACCGAGGAACGCGTCCGCGAGCTTTTGAGGTTTGTCGAGCTGGAAGAGAAGAAGGACGTTTACGCCGAAAATCTTTCCGGAGGCCAGAAACAGCGGGTCGGCATCGCGCGGGCGCTCGCGACCAGCCCGTCCATCCTGCTGTGCGACGAGGCCACCAGCGCGCTGGATCCGAAAACGACGGAATCCATTTTGCAGCTGCTGAAAAAAGTCAATCGGGAACTGGGAGTCACCATTTTGCTGATCACGCACCAGATGAACGTGATCAAGGAAATCTGCAACCGCGTCGCGGTCATGGAAAGCGGCGAGATCGTAGAACAGGGAAACGTTCTGGACGTTTTCGGCAACCCTCAGCACGATATCACAAAAGGATTCGTCAAAACGGTGATCGACGACACGGTCCCGGAGAGCATCCGCAAATCTATCCTGGAAGACAATAGGCAGGGAAAAATCCTCCGGCTGAAATTCACGGGAATCAGCGCTCAGGATTCCCTCCTTTCACGAATTGATAAAACTTTCAACGTGGAGACGGCCATCCTGTCCGCCACGGTAAGCGAACTGCAGGGCACGGTGCTGAGTATCCTGAAAGTTCGTCTGACGGGGCGGAATGATGAGATTGCGAAAGCGGAACAGTATATCGAAAAATCCGGCGTGGAAGTAAAGGAGGTGACTTTGGAATAA
- a CDS encoding methionine ABC transporter permease: MEKLIEQSLDISSAKLLLAAEQTIYMLFWALLIGTLIGVSLGILLVLTRPGGVLGNRIAFSLLNDLINIVRSVPFIILLVFIMPLTKGIAGTTVGTRAALVPLVFYISPYLARLVESSLLEVDSGIIEAAEAMGASTLQIIWHFLLPEALPSLILTLTTGTIGLLGVTAMAGAIGAGGVGDLALTYGYQQFNTPLMTATVVVLILFVQMIQSVGNHFSKKVRTHK, encoded by the coding sequence ATGGAAAAGCTGATTGAGCAATCCCTCGACATCTCCTCCGCAAAACTCCTGCTGGCGGCGGAACAAACCATCTATATGCTGTTCTGGGCCCTTTTGATCGGCACGCTGATCGGAGTCTCGCTGGGCATCCTGCTTGTCCTGACCAGACCAGGCGGCGTCCTTGGAAACAGAATCGCTTTCAGCCTTCTGAATGATCTGATCAACATTGTCCGTTCGGTCCCCTTTATCATTCTTCTTGTCTTTATCATGCCCCTGACCAAAGGGATCGCGGGCACAACGGTCGGGACGAGAGCCGCTCTGGTTCCGCTTGTGTTTTACATCAGCCCGTATCTGGCGCGGCTGGTGGAAAGCTCCCTCTTAGAGGTCGATTCGGGAATCATAGAGGCCGCCGAGGCAATGGGCGCTTCGACTCTCCAGATCATCTGGCATTTCCTTCTGCCGGAAGCCCTGCCGTCCCTCATTCTGACGCTTACGACGGGGACAATCGGACTGTTGGGCGTCACCGCCATGGCGGGAGCGATCGGCGCCGGGGGCGTCGGCGACCTTGCCCTCACCTACGGGTACCAGCAGTTCAATACGCCGCTTATGACCGCCACAGTCGTTGTGCTGATCCTTTTCGTTCAGATGATCCAGTCCGTTGGAAACCATTTTTCCAAGAAAGTCCGCACCCATAAATAA
- a CDS encoding MetQ/NlpA family ABC transporter substrate-binding protein yields MKKVSAALSLLVLLSVAFTGCAAPGENTAASPSSAGQANSAASDQSASSSGKTVLKYGKSQGPYTILFEEAIKPILEKEGYQLKAVEFSDLLQNDTALNNGEIDFNVEQHTAYAENFNKAYKGDLTPISPIPTVPAGIFSSKHKSLNEIKKGAVVAVPNDASNTARAYVLLQKAGWITLNKSVDLSKVKQSDIAENKYNLSFVEMDSLNIPRSLDDFDYAVITGSIVYNAKIDPSTALLQEDILDHLILQVVVKAENKDAKWAKDLVAAYRSDELKAYMSKNNKGLWFIPKELQ; encoded by the coding sequence ATGAAAAAAGTATCCGCAGCTTTAAGTCTACTGGTTCTGTTATCCGTCGCGTTCACAGGATGCGCCGCACCGGGCGAAAACACGGCGGCATCGCCTTCGAGTGCCGGGCAGGCAAATTCCGCCGCGTCGGACCAGTCCGCATCGTCTTCCGGCAAAACGGTTTTGAAATACGGAAAATCGCAGGGGCCCTACACGATCCTGTTCGAAGAGGCCATCAAACCGATTCTGGAAAAGGAAGGCTATCAGCTGAAGGCGGTGGAATTTTCCGACCTTCTCCAGAACGACACCGCGCTGAACAACGGGGAAATTGACTTCAATGTGGAACAGCACACCGCATACGCCGAAAATTTCAACAAAGCCTACAAGGGCGACCTGACGCCGATCAGCCCGATTCCAACCGTGCCGGCGGGGATTTTCTCCTCCAAGCACAAATCGCTGAATGAAATCAAGAAAGGCGCGGTCGTAGCGGTTCCGAACGACGCGTCGAATACTGCCAGAGCCTATGTGCTTCTGCAAAAAGCGGGCTGGATTACCCTAAATAAATCGGTCGACCTTTCCAAAGTGAAACAAAGCGATATTGCTGAAAACAAATACAACCTGTCTTTTGTCGAAATGGATTCTCTGAATATCCCTCGCTCTCTGGATGACTTCGATTACGCGGTCATCACCGGCAGCATCGTGTATAACGCAAAGATCGATCCGTCCACCGCTCTTTTGCAGGAGGACATTCTGGACCATCTGATTCTTCAGGTAGTTGTCAAGGCGGAAAACAAGGACGCGAAATGGGCAAAGGATCTTGTCGCGGCTTATCGTTCCGACGAGCTGAAGGCATACATGTCGAAGAACAACAAGGGACTCTGGTTTATTCCGAAGGAACTCCAGTAG
- a CDS encoding heavy-metal-associated domain-containing protein: protein MPTAVICLILFLFIIFGIKNFLKRMSSGCCGSGDTLRRKPVKDRNKKHYSFVATLKIGGMSCGNCAIHVENALNELEGVWTKVNLNKQTATVLMKSEVSDDQLTRLISAAGYKVDEIRRTYRKG from the coding sequence ATGCCCACAGCCGTTATATGCCTGATTTTGTTTTTATTTATTATCTTTGGAATCAAGAATTTCTTAAAACGAATGTCTTCCGGCTGTTGCGGCAGTGGAGACACACTGCGCAGAAAACCTGTAAAAGACAGAAATAAAAAGCACTATTCATTCGTAGCTACACTTAAAATCGGTGGGATGTCGTGCGGAAACTGTGCGATCCATGTGGAAAATGCTTTGAATGAGCTCGAAGGGGTCTGGACGAAGGTGAATCTAAATAAGCAGACCGCAACGGTTCTGATGAAATCGGAAGTCAGCGACGATCAGCTGACCCGCCTGATTTCTGCTGCGGGATATAAGGTGGATGAAATCCGCAGAACCTACAGAAAGGGATAA
- the feoB gene encoding ferrous iron transport protein B — translation MGIKIALAGNPNCGKTTMFNGLTGSSQYVGNWPGVTVEKKEGKLKGNKDVVITDLPGIYSLSPYTLEEVVSRNYLINERPDAIIDLVDATNLERNLYLTTQILELGIPVVIALNMMDVVKKSKDRIDTEKLGAALGCEIVETSALKGTGLREVTEKAIRLAREKKEFHFQCEFSAKIEDALKKISELFEGTLEAPRARWYEVKLFERDEKVLAELSMTKEKRGRLEKVVSEAEKELDDDSETIITNARYEYISRLTANCLHKKQRALSTSDRIDRVVTNRFLALPIFAAVMILMYYISITTIGGMATDWVNDTLFGDWIPNAVTSGLQAIGAADWLQGLVIDGIIGGVGTVLGFVPQMLLIFFFLSVLEDSGYMARVAFIMDRIFRRFGLSGKSFIPMLIGTGCGVPAIMAARTIENEKDRRMTIMLSTFIPCTAKTVIIGMIVSTFFPRSVLIAPAMYFLGIAIIVLSGIALKKTSYFGGDPAPFVMELPAYHIPSLKGVLIHMWERSRAFIIKAGTIIFTACVIIWFLSNFSWNMRMVDIEQSILANIGNAIAWFFAPLGFGSWKGAVATISAEMAKEQAISTLAVLNGVADAENDALVSQGIASMFTTMGAFSFMLLNIFDPPCIVAMSTTMREMGSKKWGWIAIGYQALVGYLLAFVSYQLGSLFFGASFGFGQIVAVLVAAAVIYLIARPARKDSTQYLETKVHA, via the coding sequence ATGGGGATAAAAATAGCGCTTGCCGGCAACCCGAACTGCGGCAAAACGACCATGTTCAACGGCCTGACGGGAAGCAGCCAATATGTCGGGAACTGGCCGGGGGTCACGGTCGAAAAGAAGGAGGGAAAGCTGAAAGGGAATAAGGATGTGGTCATCACCGACCTGCCGGGGATCTATTCTCTTTCGCCCTACACGCTCGAGGAAGTCGTCAGCCGCAACTATCTGATCAATGAAAGGCCGGACGCCATCATCGATCTGGTCGACGCGACGAATCTGGAACGCAACCTGTACCTGACGACGCAGATTCTTGAGCTTGGGATCCCCGTTGTGATTGCCCTGAACATGATGGACGTGGTCAAGAAATCCAAAGACCGGATCGACACGGAGAAGCTTGGCGCGGCGCTGGGATGCGAAATTGTCGAAACCTCCGCTCTGAAAGGGACCGGCTTGCGGGAGGTCACCGAAAAGGCGATCCGCCTTGCGCGGGAGAAGAAAGAGTTTCATTTCCAGTGCGAATTCAGCGCGAAGATCGAAGACGCGCTGAAAAAGATCTCCGAGCTTTTTGAGGGGACTCTTGAGGCCCCGCGCGCGAGGTGGTATGAGGTCAAGCTGTTCGAGCGGGATGAAAAGGTGCTCGCGGAGCTCTCCATGACGAAGGAAAAACGCGGGCGGCTGGAAAAAGTCGTAAGCGAGGCGGAAAAGGAGCTGGATGACGACAGCGAGACGATCATCACCAATGCGCGTTACGAATACATCTCCAGGCTGACGGCGAACTGCCTGCACAAAAAGCAGAGAGCCCTTTCGACCTCCGACCGGATCGACCGGGTCGTGACCAACCGGTTTCTGGCGCTCCCGATTTTCGCCGCCGTCATGATCCTGATGTACTATATCTCGATCACGACGATCGGCGGCATGGCGACCGACTGGGTCAACGACACGCTGTTCGGGGACTGGATCCCGAACGCGGTGACGTCGGGCTTGCAGGCGATCGGCGCGGCGGACTGGCTGCAGGGGCTGGTCATCGACGGCATCATCGGCGGCGTGGGGACCGTGCTGGGCTTCGTGCCGCAGATGCTGCTGATTTTCTTCTTTCTTTCCGTTCTGGAGGATTCGGGGTACATGGCGCGGGTCGCGTTCATCATGGACCGTATTTTCCGCCGGTTCGGGCTTTCGGGAAAATCCTTCATCCCGATGCTGATCGGAACGGGCTGCGGCGTGCCGGCGATCATGGCCGCCCGGACGATCGAGAATGAAAAGGACCGCCGCATGACCATCATGCTTTCCACCTTCATTCCGTGCACGGCGAAGACCGTCATCATCGGCATGATCGTCTCGACGTTTTTCCCGCGCTCGGTGCTGATCGCGCCGGCCATGTATTTTCTCGGCATCGCCATCATTGTGCTCTCGGGCATCGCGCTGAAAAAGACGAGCTATTTCGGAGGGGACCCGGCTCCGTTCGTCATGGAGCTTCCCGCCTACCATATCCCGTCGCTCAAGGGTGTGCTCATTCACATGTGGGAACGTTCCCGCGCCTTCATCATCAAGGCGGGCACCATTATTTTCACCGCCTGTGTGATCATTTGGTTCCTTTCCAATTTCAGCTGGAACATGCGGATGGTCGATATTGAGCAGAGCATTCTGGCCAACATCGGCAACGCGATCGCGTGGTTCTTCGCGCCGCTCGGCTTCGGCAGCTGGAAAGGCGCGGTGGCGACGATCAGCGCGGAGATGGCGAAGGAACAGGCGATCAGCACGCTGGCGGTCCTGAACGGGGTCGCGGACGCGGAAAACGACGCGCTGGTTTCGCAGGGGATCGCTTCCATGTTCACAACGATGGGCGCGTTCTCGTTCATGCTCCTCAATATTTTCGATCCTCCCTGCATTGTCGCGATGTCGACGACCATGCGTGAGATGGGCAGTAAAAAATGGGGCTGGATCGCCATCGGCTATCAGGCGCTGGTCGGCTATCTTCTCGCTTTCGTCAGCTACCAGCTTGGAAGCCTGTTCTTCGGCGCATCGTTTGGATTCGGCCAGATTGTCGCCGTTCTCGTCGCGGCGGCGGTGATTTACCTGATCGCCCGTCCGGCCCGCAAGGACAGCACGCAATACCTGGAGACCAAGGTGCATGCCTGA
- a CDS encoding FeoA family protein: MKTLKEVKPGETVAVKTLTATGPLRRRIMDMGITKGTAISVRKVAPLGDPIEITVRGYELSIRKNEAEHIEVA, encoded by the coding sequence ATGAAAACACTGAAAGAAGTAAAACCGGGAGAAACCGTTGCAGTCAAGACGCTTACCGCGACCGGCCCCCTGCGGCGGCGTATCATGGATATGGGCATCACGAAGGGGACGGCGATCTCGGTCCGCAAGGTGGCGCCGCTGGGGGACCCGATCGAAATCACGGTCCGCGGATATGAGCTGTCCATCCGGAAGAATGAGGCAGAGCATATCGAAGTAGCGTAA
- a CDS encoding FeoA family protein, producing the protein MMPLTMARAGDTVTIRKINGKDETRQHLAAMGFVECGLVTVVSELAGNLILQVKESRIALDRSMANRIMI; encoded by the coding sequence ATGATGCCTCTGACGATGGCGAGAGCCGGGGATACGGTGACGATCCGGAAGATCAACGGAAAGGACGAGACACGGCAGCATCTGGCCGCGATGGGTTTTGTGGAATGCGGCCTGGTGACGGTGGTCAGCGAGCTGGCGGGGAATCTCATCCTTCAGGTGAAGGAAAGCCGCATCGCGCTGGACAGAAGCATGGCGAACCGGATCATGATTTGA
- a CDS encoding metal-dependent transcriptional regulator codes for MEIHESAEDYLETILMLKERQGQVRSIDIVNEMGYSKPSISVAMKRLRENGYIEMSDDGYITLTEPGMKVAQRIYTRHKLLTKFLVSLGVEEKTAAADACKMEHDLSDETFEKLKEHARKHLRE; via the coding sequence ATGGAAATTCATGAATCGGCGGAAGATTATCTTGAGACGATCCTGATGCTCAAAGAACGGCAAGGGCAAGTCCGGTCCATCGATATCGTCAATGAGATGGGTTACTCCAAGCCGAGCATCAGCGTGGCTATGAAGCGGCTGCGAGAAAACGGTTATATCGAGATGAGCGACGACGGTTATATCACTCTGACAGAACCTGGAATGAAAGTAGCACAGCGCATCTACACCCGGCATAAGTTACTGACGAAATTTCTTGTCAGTCTTGGGGTGGAAGAGAAAACCGCCGCGGCTGACGCCTGTAAAATGGAGCATGACCTGAGCGACGAAACCTTTGAAAAATTAAAAGAACACGCAAGGAAACATTTGCGGGAATAA
- a CDS encoding flavodoxin: MTKIAIVYWSGTGNTQAMANLVLDGAMSAGGQADLFTAGEFTADKAKNYTAIAFGCPSMGSEQLEESEFEPMYQSVKSELGGKTVALFGSYGWGDGEWMRNWAVDCESAGCRMIAEPVTVNGAPEGLDAEACKALGKALAQA, encoded by the coding sequence ATGACTAAAATTGCGATTGTTTATTGGAGCGGTACCGGCAACACGCAGGCCATGGCGAATCTCGTATTGGATGGCGCCATGTCGGCGGGCGGACAGGCCGATTTGTTTACGGCTGGCGAATTCACGGCCGACAAAGCGAAGAATTACACGGCCATCGCTTTCGGCTGTCCGTCCATGGGGTCGGAGCAGCTGGAAGAATCTGAGTTTGAGCCCATGTATCAGTCCGTAAAATCAGAACTCGGCGGAAAAACGGTAGCGCTATTCGGCTCCTACGGCTGGGGCGACGGCGAATGGATGCGGAATTGGGCCGTGGACTGCGAATCGGCCGGCTGCCGCATGATAGCGGAGCCAGTGACGGTGAACGGCGCTCCCGAGGGGCTTGACGCCGAAGCGTGCAAAGCGCTGGGCAAGGCGCTGGCCCAGGCTTAG
- a CDS encoding DUF3793 family protein codes for MEKSFEASLVEQCAPTLAGMKPANLFLYQSEDRESVYSDIARWDRELAPYAMSVCVVKECECESSYLVYVYRKAGLARVLSERMTCSFLRTLGYDTSRGCDALLRQLSGRLCLEREFPHEIGIFLGYPLFDVISFMEHKGRNYAFCGYWKAYFNPAGARKRSGQYRKCTYIYKRMFENGTPISRLIVAA; via the coding sequence ATGGAAAAATCTTTTGAGGCGTCGCTTGTGGAGCAATGCGCCCCGACACTGGCCGGGATGAAACCCGCAAATCTGTTCCTGTATCAGTCTGAAGACCGGGAATCGGTTTACAGTGACATCGCGCGTTGGGACCGGGAGCTTGCCCCCTATGCGATGTCGGTGTGCGTCGTAAAAGAATGCGAATGTGAATCTTCCTATTTGGTCTATGTCTATCGGAAAGCGGGGCTTGCACGGGTCCTTTCGGAGCGAATGACCTGCTCCTTTCTTCGGACGCTTGGGTATGACACGTCGCGCGGCTGTGACGCTCTTCTGCGGCAGCTTTCCGGGCGCCTGTGCCTGGAACGGGAATTTCCTCATGAGATCGGAATTTTTCTGGGCTATCCTCTGTTTGATGTGATTAGTTTCATGGAGCACAAGGGCAGAAATTACGCTTTCTGCGGTTATTGGAAAGCCTATTTCAACCCCGCCGGGGCGCGGAAACGTTCCGGTCAGTACCGAAAATGCACTTATATCTATAAACGCATGTTTGAAAACGGGACACCGATTTCGCGGCTCATCGTGGCCGCTTAA
- a CDS encoding VOC family protein — protein MNCCWCTVTTEKLEESVKFYQEIVGLTPVRRFSPAPGTEIVFLEDKNNFKIELLQNGNATGTAKEGISLGFEVDSLTDMLKIVQSKNISVVGGPVKVPDCSFFFVKDPNGVSIQFVENRR, from the coding sequence ATGAATTGCTGCTGGTGCACGGTTACAACGGAAAAGCTGGAAGAGTCCGTGAAATTCTATCAGGAAATTGTCGGGCTCACCCCTGTAAGGCGATTTTCCCCCGCCCCGGGTACGGAAATCGTATTTTTGGAGGACAAGAATAATTTCAAGATTGAACTATTGCAGAACGGCAATGCCACCGGTACCGCAAAAGAGGGAATTTCATTGGGATTTGAGGTGGATTCGCTTACGGATATGCTGAAAATAGTCCAGTCTAAAAACATTTCTGTGGTCGGCGGACCCGTAAAAGTGCCGGATTGTTCTTTCTTTTTTGTGAAGGACCCAAACGGCGTCTCCATACAGTTTGTGGAGAATCGTCGTTGA
- a CDS encoding MarR family winged helix-turn-helix transcriptional regulator: MRNDSNNSLKLFTALHRLGRQMHRCAHHIGHAGGYYREQSRLLLLIAENDGVIQRDLAEEMDVRPSSMTEMLAKMEQLGLVERKQDEKDQRVMHIFLTEQGKSAVKESQDATRKMTDTLFGGLSGEEISQMLILTEKLCTHLDAIDSAGLEQEAMHHGHHRGFGGCRGFEEHLDFEGHHHGFNHF; this comes from the coding sequence ATGAGGAACGATTCTAATAATTCGCTGAAGCTCTTCACCGCCCTTCACCGCCTTGGCCGGCAGATGCATCGGTGCGCGCACCATATCGGTCACGCAGGCGGCTATTATCGCGAACAGTCAAGGCTGTTGCTTCTCATCGCGGAAAACGACGGGGTCATCCAGCGCGATCTTGCTGAGGAAATGGATGTGCGGCCTTCTTCCATGACGGAAATGCTCGCCAAAATGGAACAGCTTGGCCTTGTGGAGAGAAAACAGGATGAAAAGGACCAGCGCGTCATGCATATTTTCCTGACGGAGCAGGGAAAAAGCGCTGTGAAAGAATCGCAGGATGCCACAAGAAAAATGACGGATACTTTGTTTGGAGGATTGTCCGGGGAGGAAATCAGCCAGATGCTGATCCTCACCGAAAAGCTCTGCACCCATTTGGACGCAATCGATTCGGCCGGACTGGAACAGGAGGCCATGCACCACGGGCATCACCGAGGCTTTGGGGGATGCCGCGGCTTTGAGGAACATCTTGACTTTGAAGGACACCACCATGGATTTAATCATTTCTGA
- a CDS encoding metal-dependent transcriptional regulator, with the protein MDGKNLSYSSRNYLDFIYRQSTQTGYVRPVDISNGLHVAKPSVTRAVKILETEGMVRKDPRGGIGLTVLGTAVARISRNKREILRIFFDRTIGDRCTLSDQEMNRIAYSISDEAIRAIEEYLQKAGPENSIIQKAAFR; encoded by the coding sequence GTGGATGGAAAGAACTTGTCTTATTCCAGCCGGAACTATCTGGACTTCATTTACCGGCAAAGCACGCAAACAGGATATGTGCGCCCGGTTGATATATCGAACGGCCTGCACGTTGCCAAGCCAAGCGTCACAAGGGCGGTTAAAATTCTGGAAACCGAAGGTATGGTTCGGAAAGATCCCCGTGGAGGAATCGGCCTTACGGTCCTGGGAACCGCCGTCGCCAGAATTTCGCGCAACAAACGTGAAATTCTAAGAATATTCTTTGATCGGACCATCGGGGACAGATGCACATTATCCGATCAGGAAATGAACAGAATCGCCTATTCCATCAGCGACGAGGCGATTCGGGCAATCGAGGAATACCTGCAAAAAGCAGGGCCTGAGAACAGCATCATACAAAAAGCCGCTTTCCGTTAG